ATtctaaatttcgaatattcgcatacACCTACATTCCATTCGTATCTTATTTGAAAGTCCATTTACGTATGCAGCCAACCTTTGAAAGCACGGGCCTCTCATGTGGCGTGTACCACCAACACACAGCATATATTAATTATAGAATCCGGCAGCGGCAACCGAGTTTCGAAGACTTTGGAGTTTCCCCCAATATGTCAGGTCATGCAATTTGGCTTCCAAGATTTAACAACGAACCTGTATATGTGATGTATCCATTTACACTAGCAGCTTACACAACAATATCCCGGGCAGGTCACATGAGCCAGACAGCAATTAACATTCCGTTTTAATTTCATTCTCTCCCTCACCTTTATTTTTGCGTAGACACAGCGCAAATGTCAGCAAAAACTCAATTTTGTAGCAGCGTATAGCAGAATTTGTCATTTCGCACCGTTTGGCAGAACTGGCACAGCAGTTCCACCACTGCAAACCAAACATGTTTTTTTATAACGTGTTTTAAACTAAAAATGGGGAGTCAATCAGGTGACCACGCACTAGCATTTGCACAGACTTGAGGTTTCAGCACATTCTCACATAGCCTGCTACAGTCATCACTCAGAGGAAGGGAAGCCCGGTCCTTCACTGCCCTGGTTTCAAGGCTGAAAAGTCGGAGTTAGGATTTGTATAGCCCCTAAAATAGTATCTGCTTGGGAGCAGATGGTGTCTCTCTCCAAAGTCTGACAAGGCCTCAAGGTCATTGCAGAGTCCCACTGGCTTCCTTCATGCTAACACAGCTTAGTCCTTAGTCATATCAGTAGTATCAAGCATTATATGTACAAAAAACACCTTCCAATTACGTTTTCGGTACAATTGTTACCCCTGTTCAGTCATTTTGATTGGTTTATGCATGTGATAGCTATGTGCTAAGGCAGGCACTccctcacctttttttttctttggtttgtGCATAATAGGGACACTGAAAAATTACAACACAACAAAATAAAGCATGCATGCAGCACTGGCAAAGTTGAGAATTGGACCACAGCCAACTTAATTTCAAAACCAGCATTTTAATAAACAAGCCATATGGTCCTAATACCCCAGCACATGTTCAGGAGAGCTAATGATGCTGACATGCAAAGAAAAGTGCATGCTAAAAAGGCACCGAGATTTCCAAATGTCACTGTGAGGTGATTCTGAAATGAAGCTCGCCTTTTAACCATTCCACGAATTAGTTCTGACTAGAGGACAGGCACTGCTTTTTTTCTTGATGCAACAATGTTCAAAAGGTTAATATATTGTGGGCAGCAATTCTCATGATACCCCGAAGAGAGAAACGAGTGGGCAGAGGCTCAATACTATGAAGTCTTCACAGATTCCTCCATTCCTGTAATCGCAAAAAGGCTCTGCTGTGGGAAACTGCATGCACAAATAGCAACGAAACTGCACATGTGATTTATTTTTCACCTCTGGCTATCTCACTGACTGCATTTTGGTACTTTCTTAATACACTGCAAGGCAATATAAACTATCATTCACCTGTGTGGCCTAGCAGTGGCCTTCTTattaatttcatttatttacaaTTAGTACTGCTCTCTCACAGAACATAGAAGGAGTGGGTATGAAATACCAgtctaaagaaatattaatgGCATGTCAATGTCTACAAAATAATAAACAGTCAATATCGGGATCAAATAATAGTATAGGTAGGAATTTCCCAACCCTTCCTCTTTGTCAATAATTTATTCGATACCCTGTGAACACATTTTCTTAGTTCACTTCACACTGTAGTTCACAGTCAACAACCTGCTTTTTACTTCTGAACTTGAAAAACTAATACTGCGATTGTTCAGCTATGAGAAAACTGCTTGcacatccaaaaaaaaaaaaactttttgcccTAAAAAGTGTACCCAGCACTCCCTGTTCCTCAAGGACGTCTTTAGGTGGGGCCATAGAGCAGAACTTCCAGCGAAGATATATTACACACCAGACAGAAATGCTGTTTGCTCTAAAGAGAGCTCCTTATACATCTGCTGCCATAGAAATATGCCTAATGCTAATATCTGGGCAGCAACTGTTGGTGGCGTGGTAATATGGCATTCCCTCTCATATTCATTCTACCTCTACCAAGTTAAGTAAGCACGTATAACAATGATACGTAGTGCACCTACATGCAAAAAAAAGTGACAGTGTCTAACACATTAATTTTGCTCATCGGCTGCAACTATGTTGCCTTACAAGCAGTGTTAGCAGCATCACTTTTAAAGTCCTGTGTCTGCAAGCCCCGTATCAGTACTAACATTGAAAATCTGCATAACAGTTTTTTATGTGCCCCTGCTAACTCGCAATATCCTTAAACAAGGATtcgcgtgagaacagcaccaTTCCAATTGGAATGCTTAAAACAGAGTTTATTTTTCCAAAAGAACAACTTCGCCTATCACACAGGCGTGCATTCATGGATGTATATATATGGATGCACTTTAACCATGCTATTCTAATGTGTGTGGGCAAAGCACTGCCTGCAGTAGCCCTGCCACACTAGTGAACAAGCACCTTTATTTTTGAAATCTGAAGGTTTAAAGAACCGGAATACACAATGGCCAACAGGTCAAGAAAGCAAACATGAGCTGACTTCACTCTAGAAGCAAGCCTAACCTGTCAGAATGCTTACTTGATGCGTGATCATTTCGAAAGGCAACAGAAACATGAGTGGACTGTCCTTCATAATTTACCTCACACAACTCCACTACAGCAACAGTAGGTCTGATAAGGCCTCTCTCAAAAATCACGCCTAAGCATGCATATGACGTCTAAGCCTTTAGAACAAGTTTCAAAAGGCTTTCTCAAATGTAGTGTGCACAACCAGGCAGTAGCAACAGAAGACTAGAGCTGTTTTCGATTAGCAAATGAGACTAGCAATGCCACTAAGTTACAGTTATGGTTGTGGTGAAGGTTAGACACAAATATGCTTGATCCAAAAGCACATGAACACTGAAAGGACACAGCACGAGCTTCTTTGTCTCCAAGAGTGCTTTTGCTGCTCTTGGCGAACCCTGTCTTCCTCAGTGCAGATTCCAGCTGCATCAAGGAAGAACACATCTTAGATATAACTCAGCAGAGCTCTGGCTATGCTTACAACGCTCAAGAAGCCCAtgccaaaacaaaaacaacacaacagAGATACAACATTACGGCTATGCATTTTTTCATCCATTACTTCAGCCAAGCGAATGTAAGACAGCTACACGGAAGGGTTAAGTCGTTTGTAAAAAAGCTTACTGCTCTCTTGAGTATCAACTTGGTCATCAAGCACACGCATGTCTTGTGTGCAAAATAAGGCACTCTGTGTAAGAGCTCGTTCACTGCAGGGAAGGCATGGTGATTCAATCTGGGTAATGATCACACTTTGACCCCGCTTGTGAACAGCAGAATAAGGTTTCAATCTCTGTCATAGGTCAAGATGAAAGAAGGAGTATAAAACGAGCAGCACTGAGGCATAGCAAAATAAAATCTCGGTGAACATACACCTCACATctaaaaacatgtaaaaaatAGGCAGCTACCACAAACAGATTTTGTGTTAAATGTGTTCCGCTACTCTGCATTGTACAGACAACTTAGTTCAATTTGTCATGTAACTACAGCGAAGCATCAGTAGCTTGGCCATCAAGCACACGCATGTCTTGTGTGCAAAACAAGGCACTCTGGAAGAGCTTGTTCAGTGCTTTAGCAAAGAGAAGGCAGCACGATCAATACTGGGTAAAAATTTCACTTTCAGTGCACTTGTGCACCGTTTTTAGAAATAAAGTTTAAACGTATGTCATAGGTAAAAGAATAAGAGTATATAAAGATTACACCAAGCTTCACAAAATAAAATCTCAGTGAACACACACATCTCATTTAGATGCAAGTAAAGAGTTGGCAGTTACTGCAAAACAAACTTGTAACAAAGGTGTGACATAGCCCCGCACTGTACAGAGCAAACAAATACAGCTCAGTTTGTCATGTGACTCGGGCCAATGCTTGTAGGCATTGCTACAAGTTGCCAATGGTTAAGAATTCGTATATAGGCCTTGTCACGGTACAGAAAATCAGCTAGTTTAAGAATTAAACGCAGGCTGTCCCTAAGTGTAAGAGTACTGTCTTGCACAATGCCTAGGGCCTCTTTCACCTCCTGCCACAGGGATGAGTAGGCCTTGTTGACCTGCACGGCTTGGAGCCGCGTGAGCGTCTGGCTTGCCAGTGCTACATTGTCCTCACCAATTCGAGCTGCCACAAATGCAGACACCGCACGGCAGCAGACTCGGAAACCAGGAGATGACGGCGACCGGCGTCCCATGCCCAGTGCTCCAAGCAGGCCACCAGTCTCACGGTCTTCACCCAAAGCAGCCAGCATCGAGCAGAACTCGGCCAAAAGCTGGCAGACCACTTGCGGACAGCTGCCAAACTCAAGCTGGCGCTGGCCCAAGACCAGCAGCTTGGCCCAGAGCAGCAGGAGTTTGGGTTCGTTCTCCCCGCTGGCACAGCCAGGGGCACAACCCCGGGACACCCACTTGAATAACTGGTCCAGCATGCCACGCTCGTCTTCGGGGCAGCGGCACTGGGGCAGACAGTGGAGCACATAGCACAGCTCCGTCAAGTGCCCTGCTTGGCAGGCACACTGCTCCTGGAACTCTGCTAGTGTCAACTCTGGAACCCTAAACACAGCAGCcgcctggtgccagccgccaTCATCTGCAGTGGACTCTTGCAGGAACGCCGTGAGGCAGGCTTCAGTCATACGCACGAGATGTGGCATCGAAGCCACATTGATGCATGCTGCTGCCAGCACTGTCAGCAGGATGGGGTGCCCAGGCCGTGCGTTGAGCCAGGACAGGAGACCTTCTAGCAACGCCTGCGCTTGGGGGCTGTCATCGTGACAGCTGTCGAGGACAGACAAGGCACAGCCCAGGAGAGCCACGGGGCCCTGCACTGACTGGCAACGATCCAGCAACTGGGGCAGCAGTCGAGCAACGTCCTTAGTGTCGGCCACGTCAAGAGCCGAGCTGTACAACCCTACGAGCATGCTGACAAATGTGTGCTGCTTGTGGGGGTCCCCAGTCTGGCCCGGCAGCATGCAAGAGAGGGCAACCACAAACTCGAGAGCTGTCCCATCGATTCCGGCATTTTGTTTAAGCAGCTGGTGGACGTCACAGCTGCTGGCGAACACCTTCTGAAGGCGCCAGACGAGTTCCACAGGAAGCACGCCCCAGTCAAGCTTACAAAGGGGCTTGAGGGCAGTTGATACAAACATGGCCATGTCTGGGCGCCATGTAAGACCCAGAACGAGTTCGGCAAAGGACGAGTAATAGTCTACACAAAGATCGGGAGGAAGCTGCCGAGCACTGAGTAGGCACACCTGCCACGGCACTTTCACAAAGACTTGCACCAAGAAAGACAAGTGGCCAGAATACTTTTCCACCAAAAGTTTGCAGGCCAGCCTCAGATCTTCTGGGGTGGGTGAAAATTGCAACCATGGCAGCCTGACCAGAGCAGCTTGAATGGAGTCTGCAATGTACTGCGGTGGACTAGTCCACACGTACTTGACGAAATAGTGCTGCCACACGAGAGACATGACATTAACATTCCACACACCATGGCAGCAACGGTGGAAGAAGGCTATTGCACCAACGAGAGAATCTGCCATCAGGGAAACTTCACCAGCATTTTCCGGCATCCATGGTACACACGTGCTTTTGCCTTCAGCTAATTCTAGCCAAGGCCCGTAGAGGTGCAGTACACTCTTGGCAGCTTCTTGTAGGTCATCCTTAGGAGACTTAACCTTCTCCCAAAGGTAGCAGTGTATGACGAGGCTGAAGAAACGAGACAGCACATGCATGTACGGTCTCAGTCTGCCATAGAGGCCATCTGTAGCCACAGAAGTGTTGGTTGTTCGCAGTGTCGTGAACTGAACTGTCACAGCATTCAAAGTTCCTGCCACTTCGTCTGGTGACAAGATGTGCTGGTGCTTTGCATACTCTTCGTCGTGCGCCTGTGCTGCATTTGCAGGCATGCGGTAACCCAGCGCTTGCAGAAAGATGCTCCAAGTGGCTACAGGTATTGAGCAGGACGATGAGCCCCTCAGTATGATGTCAAGCGTAAATGCATAGTGCTGAGGAAAGTTGAACAGCACCAGACTGTGCAAATGAGAATGGAGTAGCTCGACCAGAGGCAGCAAAGGTTCCACTGGGTGAAAGCCACACTTGTACAGCGCTTCCCCTGTGGCCTTGAGCAGCTCCTTTCGTACGACTTGACTTCGTGCACGGCTTTTCAGCCAACTCGGCAGGGCAAACTTGGATAGCAACACAAAGACAACGGCGTAGAGGTTTGGGACAATGCGGGAACTGACGGCCTGGTACATTACTGAGTACTGATCGTCATCCGCAGCCGCAGGAGTGAAGAAGGGAGCCAAATGGCCCACAGCACTTGGGTCTCTGAGCATTGCTCGCAGCACGGGCAAGCATTGGTTGGCCCTGTTGGACACAAACTCTTCGCCCACCATGTCCAAGCACAAGGTCAGAAACTGTCGTGTGGGAGCATAGTCTGCCATTCCTTTGTACAATGCTTGAACCAGGTCGAAGAACACCTCAGCCCCAAGAGCCTGCAGTGCAACCTTATCAGTGGGTGACGCCTGGCGGTGTCTCTGCACCAAATGGGTGAGGCATGCCTCCAGGTGAACAAAGGCACAGCAGCTGGCATAAGGTGGCTCTGTCACAGTGGCAAGCCACTCTGTCCGGTTTTGCTTGATCTTCCGCAGGACGTTTGGATCCTGGTGAGCCTCAAAGAAATGCAGTTTCAAGCGAACTGCACCTTTGCATTCGCTGCCACAGTAGAGAGTCTGGCTCACAGATGCTGGAACATTCTTGTAGAGCATGGGCAGCAACTTCTCTCGACATTCACTGTCTAGGACTGCCAGCCTTTGCAACTGGCCAGTAACCGTACTCGCTTGGTCCTGCAACTTATGCAGCTGGGATAAAACCAGAGTCCGCACTTCCGATGCAATCACTGGTAGGGGTGGAATGACAGGATTCATGGTGGGCACCCTGGGTGCTGTTGCGGGATTTTCATATGTCTTGAACCGAGATACCAAATGCTTTTCAGAACTTTTTTCCGAGCTCTGGTGCTGGCTCTTGCATTGGTGGGAAGCAGGTAACCCCTCAAGCAGTTCCAAGTCTTTCAGTTCATACTTCCAAGTCTCCACGGGCACAAGGTCATGCCAGAGCTGCCCAGTGCCTTGAACAGTGGCACAAAATTCGTTGGGACAGTACCGCGATGGCAAAGTGCTGATGTCCCTGCTACTGTTCAGGAGGTGGTGGCTCTCTTCCAACCATAGTCTAAAGCTGCGATATCTTGTGAGCAGCCTTTCATGCAAAACTTTTGCTGCTCCTTTCACTTCTGTACGTGAACACAGCAGAGAGAAATACTTCTCCAGTTCTACCAGACGCTGCTTCAACTTTTTAAGCAAAGACGAATAGCCGCCACCCTCAAATAAGCGTGGGCCTGCACTGATGCCATCGGGGCACAGTTGCAGATATTGAGAGAAAAACTGCTGCCATATGAGAATCAGGGCTGGGTGGCCGGCATCGGTGAGCACAGCTTGGTGAGCCCAGCGGTACAGCAAAAGAACGTCTAAGGGAGCTTGCATAGCTTTCTTGACTTCAGCCGTGCACCGTGTTGACCGTGTTACAGCAACGAGTGCAGCATTCCAAGCAGTGGTCACAGTGGGCAGCCGAGCTTCAGCGATCATGCCTGCCAAGGCAAACCATGGAAACGCCGGTTCGGAGCGAAAAGGCACCATTGCTGGCCAGGTCTTCATGGACTGTGGTCCTGCTGGAATGCTTACGCTGGCAAGTAGTTCAGACAGGAGCACAAGCACACTTTCGAGGCAGTCTCCCTCAAAGTGCGCCAGCTGTACCAAGGTGTCAACAAGGTACATGACACCAGTCTGGCCCTTAGCTTTGTGTGCTGCCTTCAGCATAGGAACACCTGGAAGACTGAAAAGCAATGAGACCCAAAGTCTGATAGGCAGTGACGGAAAGCCCCAGCACTTGGCTTGCTGAACATGTCTAGCCATTGTAGCAGCAAGCAGTCTGAGCACACAGCGCCCAGACTCCAAGTCAACGAGCCGCGTAGATGTCTGGGAGCTGCTGTCTGCAAGAACGATCTGCTGAAGGTCTGTCAGAAACTGCTGGTTGGTCACGAGCATCTCCTGTCGCATGTAGAAAAGTGGCAGAATATTGCTCACACACTTTATAGCTGCAGCGTACTGCTTGTTAAGGACTAGGGTTGAGATCGACTTGAAGCCAGCGACGAGAAACTCCTCTCGGTAGTGGCCTGCCCTCCCAATGGAAAGCGACAAGAAGGCAGCATATGGAACGGTCTCACTAGCTTTACAGATTGACTGGAGCCACTCATAGTCCTGAAGATTCGGTGCAATGCCCCAAAGTGGGTTCTCATCAACGACAAGGCTCAGTTGAGCTTGATGGTTAGTGTCGAAAGCATGCAGCCTCAACTTAAACAGGATGTTCCAAAGCCAGGCAACAAACTCCGCAGGCGTCACCGACTTGTAAGTACCTGTGGCTACATGATACAGGTAACGTGCTTGCTTGTCGACATAGCCAGTGCACAGCTTTTCGTAGGCCTCAAGCAGCAGTATACCCAGAAATTGGTGAAGGCTGCGTTCCAGGAAGAGCTGGCCCTGCTCAGTGATGCCATAATTGAGGCGGTCGATCAGAAGCCGAGCCAAAAAGCTCTGAGGCGAGTCTAGGGGGTAGTAGAGCAGGAAGTGGGCTATAACGTCCAGATCTTCTTTGTCGGGCTGCCACAGCTGCAGTGGCATCACCTGCATCAAGTGGCAAGACATTGTATCCAATGCCATCATGTTGTCTTGAATGGCGTCCAAGAGAACTGACACAATGCATGGCTGCTTCTGTGCAAGGGACGACAGCAGATTTCTTCCCTCTTTGGCAAGCACTTCTCTGAAGTTCTGATTCAGATATGTGACCTCAAAGATTTCAAGGGCAATGACATGGGTGAGAGCAACTCCATCTGCCATGTTGGCAAGGGCGGTCAACAAAAATAAGACGTCTGACTGCGTTGCCCTGCTCAGCACTTCTTCAAAAGAGAGCCTATGGCTTGCGCAGAGCAACTCCTTGCAAATGTCAGAGGGAGGCAAATGAACTTGTTGCTCCCTTTTTTGGTAGCTGTTGTGGAGCGCCCAAATTAATTGCCACCGCATAGCTACAGACACGGAATCAAACGGAAGGTCAGCCATGAACTGCCATGCTCCAGAGTCCTCAGAGGAAAAAATGGTGTTGACTGCTCGCAGAAAAAAGTGATCGTACTCCAACTGGAGGCGTGTTAGAATGGCAGTGTCGCTTCTACTATGTGCCAGCTGGAATGCAGACCAGTGGTTTGACACACAGTGAACTGTGTGATGAATCAGGAAGCTGATTGTCTTGGTTAGCTGCTTGTATGAGCGACTGCTATATGTTTTAAGCCCAGTGCCAAGGATGGCTACCAGATGCGATGCCAATGCTATTACCTTGAGAACATCTAGTTTGGGCATACCTTTTGCATCTGAATTTTCTGACAACTCAAATAAATGATTCCAGATACCAGAAAAAGGTACCTGGTTCATTAAGGCTACAATGTCATCTTCACAGTTCAGCTCTTTGCACAGTACCTGGCGAGTGGTTGTCACAGAGGTGTTCTGAAGATGTTGAACTGGTGACAGAATTGTAGCTAAGGCTGCCAGGGTATAGTCCACATGGTAACATCTCAGGCCAATTTCGAGGTGACGGTGCAGTGGAGGACTGGGCATCTGAACCAGGCCAATGGCCCATTTGTGAAACCCTGGTGGACACCATAGCACATGATTCAGCAGGAAGAAGTGATCAGCCAGGGACGCTACACGTAGCAGCAGGCTGGACAACTTGCACACCCATGACCGCACTTCATTCAAAAAAACCTCATCCTTCACTCTTTTtcgcaggaaagaaaaaaggacgCTGATGCATGACTTTAGCTCGGA
This portion of the Amblyomma americanum isolate KBUSLIRL-KWMA chromosome 10, ASM5285725v1, whole genome shotgun sequence genome encodes:
- the LOC144107004 gene encoding ectopic P granules protein 5 homolog produces the protein MEAVKVKVRKKGRAEPAVPCDPCKPAASEAGGSPAESEDVEKSAPVQPAAIGDSASESLRRAPVPAPAYSDVPPCEPSSGNRWEEANTSRDAISAPVAPELPSAPVDTSGEPNGDNYPNAISLSLAGVVCAPEFPTAPVEVTGDPKGDSHSTEIKTTRLQETFPAVSLHVVPTAPADLYAGEDAYIFPSCPEYPAATPHSQAATFGVSSAVTLCGFDVLSRSKDVSRLHSEILSVLDNRTLVRPLTEDQALGLYENAWLKQRGSMITEFVSLNDERNLKHHTLYVLLASYLRSRELLTETTGALNSLQKQIAQQEAGTWDLVSASVTGQASCTDNRQVTGTHHFEKAQYNGRMASLMASSCEKLLRLLREKHVVHMHNVSTLRIQIDYYFQLVLSRGPFRHLQSNSPVSFQTKPELGDRVSELKSCISVLFSFLRKRVKDEVFLNEVRSWVCKLSSLLLRVASLADHFFLLNHVLWCPPGFHKWAIGLVQMPSPPLHRHLEIGLRCYHVDYTLAALATILSPVQHLQNTSVTTTRQVLCKELNCEDDIVALMNQVPFSGIWNHLFELSENSDAKGMPKLDVLKVIALASHLVAILGTGLKTYSSRSYKQLTKTISFLIHHTVHCVSNHWSAFQLAHSRSDTAILTRLQLEYDHFFLRAVNTIFSSEDSGAWQFMADLPFDSVSVAMRWQLIWALHNSYQKREQQVHLPPSDICKELLCASHRLSFEEVLSRATQSDVLFLLTALANMADGVALTHVIALEIFEVTYLNQNFREVLAKEGRNLLSSLAQKQPCIVSVLLDAIQDNMMALDTMSCHLMQVMPLQLWQPDKEDLDVIAHFLLYYPLDSPQSFLARLLIDRLNYGITEQGQLFLERSLHQFLGILLLEAYEKLCTGYVDKQARYLYHVATGTYKSVTPAEFVAWLWNILFKLRLHAFDTNHQAQLSLVVDENPLWGIAPNLQDYEWLQSICKASETVPYAAFLSLSIGRAGHYREEFLVAGFKSISTLVLNKQYAAAIKCVSNILPLFYMRQEMLVTNQQFLTDLQQIVLADSSSQTSTRLVDLESGRCVLRLLAATMARHVQQAKCWGFPSLPIRLWVSLLFSLPGVPMLKAAHKAKGQTGVMYLVDTLVQLAHFEGDCLESVLVLLSELLASVSIPAGPQSMKTWPAMVPFRSEPAFPWFALAGMIAEARLPTVTTAWNAALVAVTRSTRCTAEVKKAMQAPLDVLLLYRWAHQAVLTDAGHPALILIWQQFFSQYLQLCPDGISAGPRLFEGGGYSSLLKKLKQRLVELEKYFSLLCSRTEVKGAAKVLHERLLTRYRSFRLWLEESHHLLNSSRDISTLPSRYCPNEFCATVQGTGQLWHDLVPVETWKYELKDLELLEGLPASHQCKSQHQSSEKSSEKHLVSRFKTYENPATAPRVPTMNPVIPPLPVIASEVRTLVLSQLHKLQDQASTVTGQLQRLAVLDSECREKLLPMLYKNVPASVSQTLYCGSECKGAVRLKLHFFEAHQDPNVLRKIKQNRTEWLATVTEPPYASCCAFVHLEACLTHLVQRHRQASPTDKVALQALGAEVFFDLVQALYKGMADYAPTRQFLTLCLDMVGEEFVSNRANQCLPVLRAMLRDPSAVGHLAPFFTPAAADDDQYSVMYQAVSSRIVPNLYAVVFVLLSKFALPSWLKSRARSQVVRKELLKATGEALYKCGFHPVEPLLPLVELLHSHLHSLVLFNFPQHYAFTLDIILRGSSSCSIPVATWSIFLQALGYRMPANAAQAHDEEYAKHQHILSPDEVAGTLNAVTVQFTTLRTTNTSVATDGLYGRLRPYMHVLSRFFSLVIHCYLWEKVKSPKDDLQEAAKSVLHLYGPWLELAEGKSTCVPWMPENAGEVSLMADSLVGAIAFFHRCCHGVWNVNVMSLVWQHYFVKYVWTSPPQYIADSIQAALVRLPWLQFSPTPEDLRLACKLLVEKYSGHLSFLVQVFVKVPWQVCLLSARQLPPDLCVDYYSSFAELVLGLTWRPDMAMFVSTALKPLCKLDWGVLPVELVWRLQKVFASSCDVHQLLKQNAGIDGTALEFVVALSCMLPGQTGDPHKQHTFVSMLVGLYSSALDVADTKDVARLLPQLLDRCQSVQGPVALLGCALSVLDSCHDDSPQAQALLEGLLSWLNARPGHPILLTVLAAACINVASMPHLVRMTEACLTAFLQESTADDGGWHQAAAVFRVPELTLAEFQEQCACQAGHLTELCYVLHCLPQCRCPEDERGMLDQLFKWVSRGCAPGCASGENEPKLLLLWAKLLVLGQRQLEFGSCPQVVCQLLAEFCSMLAALGEDRETGGLLGALGMGRRSPSSPGFRVCCRAVSAFVAARIGEDNVALASQTLTRLQAVQVNKAYSSLWQEVKEALGIVQDSTLTLRDSLRLILKLADFLYRDKAYIRILNHWQLVAMPTSIGPSHMTN